In a genomic window of Styela clava chromosome 7, kaStyClav1.hap1.2, whole genome shotgun sequence:
- the LOC120347654 gene encoding uncharacterized protein LOC120347654, which yields MVRKFSRVLGSRRYHDYSEKKLQRALEAIKRGESQRNVAAQFNIPRSTLKNKLKLRHMKKFGGQTVLSAETEKILVEHCIAVSSFGFPIAQEDLRSIVKAYLDAKGVTVSKFHSNYPGVEWVKAFLKRHSELTVRFATNIKKKRAGVSSETIEKYFENIEEELDDVPPENIWNYDETNLTDDPGQKKIICKRGCKYPERILNSTKSAISLMFCGNAAGAVMPPYVVYKAENLWSTWVEGGPPGTLYNRSRSGWFDGFSFQDWFNRMVLPRLKRQNGKKVLIGDNLSSHISPDVLKSCLDHNIAFICLPPNSTHLTQPLDIAYFRPMKVAWRSILNSVKSKERRQTSATLRKDEFPALLNKLCFALDVRGANNLVAGFKKAGLVPLNKEEVLSRLPRTTSHDDSDVISEKFLEKISDLRSSVAKETKTRKKVQVEPGKSACEEDVARLEKTVSKKAQANQNIEDSDSTVEIVSSDDECDEASTPESSNSHSVVSTAHHLPFEECNIGDYVIISYEGELYPGIVKTRTTDGCEVSVMEKSGCNWRWPFRKDQIFYDWSSIKRCISPPDLINARGIYKVSELN from the exons atGGTGAGAAAATTCAGTCGTGTTTTGGGCAGTAGAAGATACCATGATTATAGTGAGAAAAAACTTCAGCGAGCTCTGGAAGCAATTAAAAGGGGAGAATCGCAAAGAAACGTTGCAGCACAGTTCAATATACCTAGGAGTACTTTGAAGAATAAGTTGAAACTGAGGcacatgaaaaaatttggtGGGCAAACAGTTTTATCTGCAGAAACTGAGAAAATTCTAGTGGAGCACTGCATAGCCGTAAGCAGTTTTGGTTTTCCGATAGCACAGGAAGATTTGAGAAGCATAGTTAAAGCTTATCTTGATGCAAAAGGAGTGACTGTCAGTAAATTTCACAGCAATTATCCTGGAGTTGAATGGGTGAAAGCATTCTTAAAAAGGCACTCAGAACTAACGGTGCGATTCGCAacgaatataaaaaagaaaagggCAGGGGTATCGAGTGagactattgaaaaatattttgaaaacatcgAAGAAGAGTTGGATGATGTGCCCCcggaaaatatttggaattatgaTGAAACAAACTTAACTGATGACCCAG GGCAAAAGAAGATAATATGCAAGCGCGGCTGCAAATACCCAGAAAGAATCCTGAATTCGACAAAATCTGCAATAAGTTTGATGTTCTGTGGGAATGCAGCAGGAGCAGTGATGCCACCGTATGTAGTGTACAAAGCCGAGAATCTGTGGAGCACTTGGGTTGAAGGAGGACCACCAGGGACACTATACAACAGATCAAGATCAGGCTGGTTTGATGGATTTAGTTTTCAAGATTGGTTTAATCGAATGGTGCTGCCTAGGCTGAAGcgtcaaaatgggaaaaaagttCTCATTGGGGATAATTTATCCTCCCATATCAGTCCAGATGTTCTGAAATCATGTCTTGATCACAATATAGCTTTCATATGTCTACCGCCTAATTCGACGCACCTCACCCAACCCCTGGATATTGCCTATTTCAGGCCAATGAAAGTCGCTTGGAGATCGATATTGAATTCTGTGAAAAGTAAAGAAAGAAGGCAGACATCCGCAACGCTAAGAAAAGATGAGTTTCCAGCACTTTTGAACAAACTCTGCTTTGCTCTTGAtgtcaggggagcaaacaaccTAGTTGCAGGATTTAAAAAAGCAGGACTTGTTCCGCTCAATAAAGAAGAAGTTCTCAGTAGATTACCAAGAACTACGAGTCATGATGATTCTGATGTTATCAGTGAAAAATTTCTTGAGAAAATTTCAGATTTAAGATCTTCTGTGGCAAAGGAAACTAAAACAAGAAAGAAGGTTCAGGTAGAACCTGGGAAAAGCGCATGTGAGGAAGATGTGGCAAGACTTGAAAAAACGGTTTCAAAAAAAGCTcaagcaaatcaaaatattgaagattCAGATTCAACGGTTGAAATTGTTTCCTCAGACGATGAATGCGATGAAGCCTCTACTCCTGAATCATCCAACTCTCACTCTGTAGTTTCAACTGCTCATCACTTGCCATTTGAAGAATGCAACATTGGTGATTATGTTATAATTTCGTATGAGGGTGAATTATACCCTGGAATTGTCAAAACCCGCACAACTGACGGGTGCGAGGTGAGTGTCATGGAGAAGTCTGGATGTAACTGGAGATGGCCATTTCGGAAAGATCAGATTTTTTACGACTGGAGCAGCATAAAACGTTGTATCAGTCCCCCAGATCTCATAAATGCGCGAGGCATCTATAAAGTGTCTGAATTGAACTGA